One Longimicrobium terrae genomic window, CAAGGGCGGCGCCATGAGCGAGATCAACATGACGCCCATGATCGACGTGCTGCTGGTGCTGCTCATCATCTTCATGGTGGTGCAGCAGGGCCTTCAGCGCGGTCTGGTCGTGCAGGTGCCGCCCCCGAAGGAAAAAGAAGAAATCTCGCAGAAGCCGCCCGATGACGACCAGATCGTGCTCGAGGTGGAGCCCGGTCCGCGGTACGCGGTGAACCGGCAGCCGGTAGAGGCGGCCAACCTGGAGCCGTTCCTGCGCCAGGTGTTCACCGGCCGGGCCCGCAAGGTCATCTTCGTCAAGGGCGCCGAGAACCTTACGTACGGCGACGTCGTGCGCGCGGTGGACGCAAGCCGCGCGGCCGACATCACCATCGTGGGCCTGGTGCCGCGTCCCGAAGTGGGACCGGCCACCGTGGTGGCGCCGCCGGCGCAGTAAGCCGCGGCCGCTTCTGGAACGCTGATGGACAACGAACCGGCGCCTTTCCCCTCGCGGGAAAGGCGCCGGTTCGCTTTCGTGCATCCCTGTCAGAATACGGGCACTCCGGTGCGTTGGATCAGTACACCCGCACCGGAGCCCCCCGCATGCACCGCGACCCCATCGCCGGTTTCCGCGACCCGCTCGCCCGCATCGACCTGACGCCCTTCATCGGCGTGGCGCTGGTGCTGCTGCTCGTCTCCATGGTGATCACGCCCGGGAACGGCCCCTACCACTACACTCCGAAGGCACGCACCTCGGCGGAGATGCGGCGCGGCATGGTGACCGTCTACCTGGGCCCCTACGATCTGGCCTATGTGGAGGGCGCCCCTTCGGCCGG contains:
- a CDS encoding ExbD/TolR family protein, yielding MHRDPIAGFRDPLARIDLTPFIGVALVLLLVSMVITPGNGPYHYTPKARTSAEMRRGMVTVYLGPYDLAYVEGAPSAGPVRRTEIAHWMGVALRALPEDRRGTVYLDAHYNAPYADVLSVLSAASDNGVRRVGLITVPPRD
- a CDS encoding ExbD/TolR family protein, translating into MAMGAGGSKGGAMSEINMTPMIDVLLVLLIIFMVVQQGLQRGLVVQVPPPKEKEEISQKPPDDDQIVLEVEPGPRYAVNRQPVEAANLEPFLRQVFTGRARKVIFVKGAENLTYGDVVRAVDASRAADITIVGLVPRPEVGPATVVAPPAQ